A single window of Streptomyces cathayae DNA harbors:
- a CDS encoding gamma-aminobutyraldehyde dehydrogenase produces MHNPGNATPERFPAQDRFADGAQFIAGRSTKGTSGRTHTVVDPATGQEVHTYALAGTDDVDAAVAAAREAFPAWAGATPGERSDALHRFAAVVAERAEDFARAESLQCGKPLKLSREFDVPGTIDNIAFFAGAARQLQGQSAGEYSGDHTSYVRREPIGVVGSIAPWNYPLQMAAWKILPAIAAGNTVVLKPAELTPLTSLLFARAATDAGIPDGVINIVTGTGKEAGEHLVGHPDVAMTSFTGSTAVGRRVAEIATATVKRIHLELGGKAPFVVFDDADLDAAVNGAVAGALINTGQDCTAATRAYVQRPLYEAFVERTAALMETVRLGDPFAPGTDLGPLISHAHRDRVAGFVDRARACARVVTGGEAPEGDLKHGAYYRPTLIADAPQDSEVVQSEIFGPVLVVLPFDTDDEGIALANDTPYGLAASAWSRDVYRTGRATREIKAGCVWINDHIPIISEMPHGGSKASGFGKDMSAYSFEEYTQIKHVMFDNTAVVRKDWHRTIFGDR; encoded by the coding sequence ATGCACAACCCGGGCAACGCCACCCCGGAACGATTCCCGGCCCAGGACCGGTTCGCGGACGGGGCGCAGTTCATCGCGGGACGTTCGACGAAGGGCACCTCGGGCCGTACGCACACGGTCGTCGACCCCGCCACCGGGCAGGAGGTCCACACCTACGCGCTCGCCGGCACCGACGACGTGGACGCGGCCGTCGCCGCGGCGCGCGAGGCGTTCCCGGCGTGGGCCGGCGCCACCCCCGGGGAGCGCTCCGACGCCCTGCACCGGTTCGCAGCCGTCGTCGCCGAGCGCGCCGAGGACTTCGCCCGCGCCGAGTCCCTGCAGTGCGGCAAGCCGCTCAAGCTGAGCCGTGAGTTCGACGTCCCGGGGACGATCGACAACATCGCCTTCTTCGCCGGCGCCGCACGGCAACTGCAGGGCCAGTCCGCCGGCGAGTACTCCGGTGACCACACCTCCTACGTCCGCCGCGAGCCCATCGGCGTCGTCGGCTCGATCGCGCCCTGGAACTACCCCCTCCAGATGGCCGCGTGGAAGATCCTCCCGGCGATCGCGGCGGGCAACACCGTTGTCCTCAAGCCCGCCGAGCTCACCCCGCTGACCTCCCTCCTGTTCGCGCGGGCCGCCACCGACGCGGGCATCCCGGACGGCGTGATCAACATCGTCACCGGCACCGGCAAGGAGGCGGGCGAACACCTCGTCGGTCATCCCGACGTCGCCATGACCTCCTTCACCGGCTCGACCGCCGTGGGCAGGCGGGTCGCCGAGATCGCCACCGCCACCGTCAAGCGCATCCACCTCGAACTCGGCGGCAAGGCCCCCTTCGTCGTCTTCGACGACGCCGACCTCGACGCCGCCGTCAACGGCGCGGTCGCGGGCGCGCTCATCAACACCGGCCAGGACTGCACGGCCGCCACCCGCGCGTACGTGCAACGGCCCCTCTACGAGGCGTTCGTCGAGCGCACGGCCGCGCTGATGGAGACCGTGCGGCTCGGCGACCCCTTCGCTCCCGGCACCGATCTCGGCCCGCTGATCTCGCACGCCCACCGCGACCGCGTGGCCGGATTCGTCGACCGGGCACGCGCCTGCGCGCGGGTGGTGACCGGCGGTGAGGCCCCGGAGGGGGACCTGAAGCACGGCGCGTACTACCGCCCCACCCTGATCGCCGACGCGCCGCAGGACAGCGAGGTCGTGCAGTCCGAGATCTTCGGGCCGGTGCTCGTCGTCCTGCCCTTCGACACCGATGACGAGGGCATCGCCCTTGCCAACGACACGCCGTACGGGCTCGCCGCCTCCGCGTGGAGCCGCGACGTGTACCGGACGGGCCGTGCCACCCGCGAGATCAAGGCGGGCTGCGTGTGGATCAACGACCACATCCCGATCATCAGCGAGATGCCGCACGGCGGCTCCAAGGCGTCCGGCTTCGGCAAGGACATGTCCGCGTACTCGTTCGAGGAGTACACCCAGATCAAGCACGTCATGTTCGACAACACGGCGGTGGTCCGCAAGGACTGGCACCGCACGATCTTCGGGGACCGATAG
- a CDS encoding polyamine ABC transporter substrate-binding protein: MEQYEPDRLSPAQTAAMRRSFRNGRAALTRRSLLRASAGGALAAGGLGALSACGIPAAGRTQGGTSAEDRSAEEKTVNFSNWPVYIDVDESGKQRPTLDTFTRQTGVKVEYTEDVNDNTEFFGKIKPQLAAGQDTGRDLIVLTDWLAARMIRLGWVQKLDPANLPHAFANLSGQFRSPDWDPGRAYSYPWQGVSAVVAYNKKALDGIEVKSVSDLLDNPKLKGRVSFLSEMRDSIGMTLLDMGKDPAKVTDDEYDAAIDRLQKAVDKGQIRRFTGNDYTSDLTKGDIAACVAWGGDIVQLQADSDDIGYVIPDAGFVTATDNLLIPNKARHKANAERLIDFYYQPPQAARLSAYVAFVSPVDGAQEELAKIDKSAAENPLIIPTKDVAARTHSFRALSDKEEAAYEAKFAKLTGA; this comes from the coding sequence ATGGAGCAGTACGAGCCCGACCGCCTCTCCCCGGCCCAGACGGCCGCCATGCGGCGCAGCTTCCGCAACGGCCGGGCGGCACTGACCCGCCGGTCCCTGTTGCGCGCCTCCGCCGGCGGCGCGCTCGCGGCCGGCGGACTCGGGGCGCTGAGCGCCTGTGGCATCCCCGCTGCCGGCCGGACCCAGGGCGGCACCTCCGCCGAGGACCGTTCGGCCGAGGAGAAGACCGTCAACTTCTCCAACTGGCCCGTCTACATCGATGTCGACGAGAGCGGCAAGCAGCGTCCCACGCTCGACACGTTCACCCGGCAGACCGGCGTCAAGGTCGAGTACACCGAGGACGTCAACGACAACACCGAGTTCTTCGGCAAGATCAAACCGCAGCTCGCCGCCGGGCAGGACACCGGCCGCGACCTGATCGTCCTCACCGACTGGCTGGCCGCGCGGATGATCCGCCTGGGCTGGGTCCAGAAACTGGACCCGGCGAACCTGCCGCACGCCTTCGCCAACCTCTCCGGGCAGTTCCGCAGCCCGGACTGGGACCCGGGGCGTGCCTACTCCTACCCCTGGCAGGGTGTCTCGGCCGTCGTCGCCTACAACAAGAAGGCGCTCGACGGCATCGAGGTGAAGTCGGTCTCCGACCTGCTGGACAACCCCAAGCTCAAGGGCCGGGTCTCCTTCCTGTCCGAGATGCGCGACAGCATCGGCATGACCCTGCTCGACATGGGCAAGGACCCGGCCAAGGTCACCGACGACGAGTACGACGCGGCGATCGACCGCCTGCAGAAGGCCGTCGACAAGGGGCAGATCCGCCGCTTCACCGGCAACGACTACACGTCCGACCTGACCAAGGGCGACATCGCCGCCTGTGTCGCCTGGGGCGGTGACATCGTCCAGCTCCAGGCGGACAGCGACGACATCGGGTACGTCATCCCGGACGCCGGTTTCGTGACGGCCACCGACAACCTGCTCATCCCCAACAAGGCCCGCCACAAGGCCAACGCCGAGCGGCTGATCGACTTCTACTACCAGCCGCCGCAGGCGGCCCGGCTCTCCGCCTACGTCGCCTTCGTGAGTCCCGTCGACGGCGCGCAGGAGGAACTCGCCAAGATCGACAAGTCGGCGGCGGAGAACCCGCTGATCATCCCGACCAAGGACGTAGCGGCCCGAACCCACTCCTTCCGAGCCCTGAGCGACAAGGAAGAGGCGGCCTACGAAGCGAAGTTCGCGAAACTCACAGGGGCGTGA
- a CDS encoding ABC transporter ATP-binding protein: protein MKTTTQTNGDVRLKQIGKTYGNFTAVHPLDLTVPQGSFFALLGASGCGKTTTLRMIAGLEEPTAGTVHLGDQDVTALPPYKRPVNTVFQSYALFPHLDIFENVAFGLRRRGIKSVKKQVEEMLELVQLGEQARKKPHQLSGGQQQRVAVARALINHPRVLLLDEPLGALDLTLRRQMQRELKRIQTEVGITFVHVTHDQEEAMTMADTVAVMNAGRVEQLGPPTDLYENPRTTFVANFLGTSNFIEADVDSRSGDDFVLKAGGGTLVLPSARNSGPTTTGGKVLLGVRPEKISLAHADDTGRIPEGRNRITGRIADSSFIGVSTQFVVDSPVCTAFEVYVQNIDRDDRLVPGAEVVLHWNPAHTFGLDAAQDADAGVETVEPAEPVEGEVA from the coding sequence ATGAAGACGACGACACAGACCAACGGCGACGTCCGACTGAAGCAGATCGGCAAAACCTACGGGAACTTCACCGCCGTACACCCCCTCGACCTGACCGTGCCCCAGGGCTCCTTCTTCGCCCTGCTCGGCGCGTCCGGCTGCGGCAAGACCACCACCCTGCGGATGATCGCCGGCCTGGAGGAACCCACCGCGGGCACCGTCCACCTCGGCGACCAGGACGTCACCGCGCTCCCGCCGTACAAGCGGCCGGTGAACACCGTCTTCCAGTCCTACGCCCTCTTCCCGCACCTCGACATCTTCGAGAACGTCGCCTTCGGCCTGCGCCGGCGCGGCATCAAGAGCGTGAAGAAGCAGGTCGAGGAGATGCTGGAGCTCGTCCAGCTCGGCGAGCAGGCGCGCAAGAAGCCGCACCAGCTCTCCGGCGGCCAGCAGCAGCGCGTCGCGGTGGCCCGCGCCCTGATCAACCATCCCAGGGTGCTGCTGCTCGACGAGCCGCTCGGCGCCCTCGACCTCACACTGCGCCGCCAGATGCAACGGGAGCTCAAGCGCATCCAGACCGAGGTCGGCATCACCTTCGTGCACGTCACGCACGACCAGGAGGAGGCCATGACCATGGCCGACACGGTCGCCGTGATGAACGCCGGCCGGGTCGAGCAACTCGGCCCGCCCACCGACCTGTACGAGAACCCGCGCACCACCTTCGTCGCCAACTTCCTGGGCACGTCCAACTTCATCGAGGCCGACGTCGACTCCAGGTCCGGCGACGACTTCGTGCTGAAGGCGGGCGGCGGCACACTCGTCCTGCCCTCGGCGCGCAACAGCGGCCCCACCACGACCGGCGGCAAGGTGCTGCTGGGGGTGCGCCCGGAGAAGATCTCCCTCGCCCACGCGGACGACACCGGACGGATCCCCGAGGGGCGCAACCGGATCACCGGCCGGATCGCCGACTCCAGCTTCATCGGTGTCTCCACGCAGTTCGTCGTCGACAGCCCGGTCTGCACCGCGTTCGAGGTCTACGTCCAGAACATCGACCGCGACGACCGCCTGGTGCCCGGCGCGGAGGTCGTCCTGCACTGGAACCCGGCGCACACCTTCGGTCTGGACGCCGCGCAGGATGCGGACGCGGGCGTCGAGACCGTCGAGCCCGCTGAGCCCGTCGAGGGTGAGGTCGCCTGA
- a CDS encoding ABC transporter permease has product MATATEAPPLAPAPEKKEKRPPRRRGRWTPYLLLLPGLLWLVVFFALPVIYQASTSVQTGSLEEGYRVTWNFAVYGDALSTYWPQFVRSVLYAASATVLCLLLGYPLAYLIAFRAGRWRNLIMILVIAPFFTSFLIRTLAWKTILADGGPVVDALNTLHVLDVTAWLGWTAGDRVLATPLAVVCGLTYNFLPFMILPLYTSLERIDPRLHEAANDLYARPSTTFRRVTFPLSMPGVVSGTLLTFIPATGDYINADLLGSTDTRMVGNVIQMQFLRVLDYPTAAALSFILMAAILVMVTLYIRRSGTEDLV; this is encoded by the coding sequence ATGGCCACGGCCACCGAGGCGCCGCCCCTGGCGCCCGCCCCGGAGAAGAAGGAGAAGAGACCGCCGCGCAGGCGGGGTCGCTGGACGCCGTACCTGCTCCTGCTGCCCGGCCTGCTGTGGCTGGTCGTCTTCTTCGCGCTGCCGGTGATCTACCAGGCCTCCACCTCCGTCCAGACGGGGTCCCTGGAGGAGGGCTACCGGGTCACCTGGAACTTCGCCGTCTACGGGGACGCACTGTCCACGTACTGGCCGCAGTTCGTCCGCTCGGTGCTCTACGCGGCCTCCGCGACCGTGCTGTGCCTGCTGCTCGGCTATCCGCTGGCGTATCTGATCGCCTTCCGCGCGGGACGCTGGCGGAACCTGATCATGATCCTGGTGATCGCGCCGTTCTTCACCAGTTTCCTGATCCGCACCCTCGCCTGGAAGACGATCCTCGCCGACGGCGGCCCGGTGGTCGACGCCCTGAACACCCTGCACGTCCTGGACGTCACCGCCTGGCTCGGCTGGACGGCGGGCGACCGGGTGCTGGCCACGCCGCTCGCCGTCGTCTGCGGTCTGACGTACAACTTCCTGCCGTTCATGATCCTGCCGCTCTACACCTCGCTGGAGCGCATCGACCCGCGGCTGCACGAGGCGGCGAACGACCTGTACGCCAGGCCCTCGACCACCTTCCGCAGGGTCACCTTCCCGCTGTCGATGCCGGGCGTCGTCTCCGGCACGCTGCTGACCTTCATCCCGGCCACCGGCGACTACATCAACGCGGACCTGCTCGGCTCCACCGACACCCGCATGGTCGGCAACGTGATCCAGATGCAGTTCCTGCGCGTCCTCGACTACCCGACGGCCGCCGCG